A DNA window from Desulfovibrio intestinalis contains the following coding sequences:
- a CDS encoding CopG family ribbon-helix-helix protein — protein MQTQAPLKALSTSIKIPGELRERLQRLAESRQRTPHALMIQAIENFVSREEKREAWRQEGIAAWEEYQRTGLHLTNAEAKEWLSQLAAGDNVEPPKCHI, from the coding sequence ATGCAGACACAAGCCCCATTAAAGGCATTATCAACCAGCATAAAAATACCCGGCGAACTGCGTGAACGCTTGCAGCGCCTTGCGGAATCCCGCCAACGCACGCCCCACGCGCTCATGATTCAGGCAATAGAAAATTTTGTGAGCCGTGAAGAAAAACGGGAAGCATGGCGGCAAGAAGGCATAGCCGCTTGGGAAGAATATCAACGGACAGGCCTACATCTGACGAATGCCGAGGCTAAGGAATGGCTCTCGCAACTTGCAGCGGGTGACAACGTGGAGCCGCCCAAATGTCACATATAG
- a CDS encoding type II toxin-antitoxin system RelE/ParE family toxin: MSHIVVWSPRSLECVQRLYSFLAEKDIDAAKTAAALILKQAELLEQFPQAGRPAEDLEPEHRELLIPFGGAGYVLLYHYAENGEAVTVLAIRHQKEVGC; this comes from the coding sequence ATGTCACATATAGTCGTCTGGTCGCCGAGGTCTCTTGAATGTGTTCAGCGCCTTTATAGTTTTCTTGCTGAAAAAGACATTGATGCAGCGAAAACGGCGGCAGCGCTTATTTTGAAACAGGCTGAACTTTTGGAGCAGTTCCCACAAGCCGGACGTCCGGCTGAGGATTTGGAGCCTGAACACCGGGAATTGCTCATTCCGTTTGGCGGGGCTGGATATGTCCTTTTGTACCACTACGCCGAAAACGGGGAAGCCGTTACTGTTCTGGCAATCAGACACCAGAAGGAAGTAGGGTGTTGA
- a CDS encoding LysR family substrate-binding domain-containing protein, with amino-acid sequence MKEATYKRLREEIQPGAQIARIGFTTAFEQGIFTDLEKRLTNFYNGGIHIQREASTRLARDTRRGKLDAAFVALPLDAPGLLVQELPYAEPMLAALPALWPAAKGSPAETPSLRSFNERPLFWFKREANPGFFDYAKTRFAQANFIPCFLEEPAEHDVLLARIAAGEGMGLLPASFAAIRRDGVVFKPLQESDAFHLRLGLVALPDKNQLVQTLATMAPPAWA; translated from the coding sequence ATGAAAGAGGCAACCTACAAACGGCTGCGAGAGGAAATCCAGCCCGGCGCGCAAATTGCGCGCATCGGTTTCACAACCGCCTTTGAGCAGGGGATTTTTACCGATCTGGAGAAGCGGTTAACGAACTTCTACAATGGTGGGATTCATATACAGCGGGAAGCCTCAACCAGGCTCGCGCGTGACACGCGCAGGGGAAAACTTGACGCCGCCTTTGTCGCTCTGCCCCTGGATGCACCGGGGCTGCTGGTGCAGGAATTGCCCTATGCTGAACCAATGCTCGCCGCCTTGCCTGCCCTATGGCCGGCAGCCAAGGGTTCACCTGCGGAAACGCCATCTCTTAGAAGCTTTAATGAGAGGCCGTTATTCTGGTTCAAGCGGGAAGCTAACCCTGGTTTTTTTGACTATGCAAAAACCCGCTTTGCGCAGGCAAATTTCATACCCTGCTTTCTTGAAGAACCTGCGGAACACGACGTGCTGCTGGCCCGCATCGCCGCTGGTGAAGGCATGGGGCTGTTGCCAGCCTCATTTGCGGCAATACGAAGGGACGGCGTCGTCTTCAAGCCACTGCAAGAAAGCGATGCATTCCATTTACGCCTCGGCCTTGTTGCACTGCCGGACAAAAACCAACTTGTACAAACACTGGCCACAATGGCGCCGCCCGCGTGGGCGTGA
- a CDS encoding aldo/keto reductase: MTQHNTAMPVRELGDGFSASAISFGAMGMSEFYGASPDDEACLKVLDHTLELGVSMLDTADMYGRGHNERLIAKFIARHPQEYASGRIRIATKFGIDRDPADSYKRSINNSPDYIRSACDASLKRLCVERIDLYYAHRINTDVDIADTMGVLADLKKQGKIAHIGLCEVSAATLEKAHAVHPVAALQSEYSLWTREMEGSVLPACSRLGIGFVAYSPLGRGFLTGKYASVEQLEAGDFRRANPRFQGENLRNNAKLLPSLQAVAEKQGCTSAQIALAWLLSRYERLVVIPGTRSIGRLEENCRAVQITLPQEDIALLDAAFAAEAVHGERYPQEGMKGANA; this comes from the coding sequence ATGACACAGCACAATACAGCAATGCCAGTACGAGAGCTCGGCGACGGGTTCTCCGCATCCGCCATTTCCTTTGGCGCAATGGGCATGTCGGAATTTTACGGTGCTTCGCCCGATGACGAAGCTTGTCTGAAGGTTCTTGATCACACTCTGGAACTGGGCGTCTCCATGCTTGATACTGCCGACATGTATGGGCGTGGTCACAATGAGCGGCTTATCGCCAAATTCATTGCCCGTCATCCACAAGAGTACGCAAGCGGTCGCATACGCATTGCAACGAAGTTCGGCATCGACCGAGACCCTGCGGACTCGTACAAACGCAGCATCAACAACTCTCCAGACTATATCCGCAGCGCCTGCGATGCATCGCTAAAGCGGCTTTGTGTGGAGCGCATAGACTTGTATTACGCCCACAGGATTAATACCGATGTCGATATCGCAGACACAATGGGCGTACTCGCCGACCTGAAGAAGCAGGGCAAGATAGCGCATATAGGCTTATGCGAAGTTTCAGCAGCTACGCTGGAAAAGGCCCATGCCGTGCATCCTGTGGCTGCGTTGCAAAGCGAATATTCCTTGTGGACGCGCGAAATGGAAGGCTCGGTTTTGCCCGCATGCAGTCGGCTGGGCATTGGTTTCGTTGCTTACAGCCCCCTGGGCAGGGGGTTTTTGACAGGAAAATACGCTTCAGTGGAGCAGTTGGAGGCCGGGGATTTCCGGCGGGCCAATCCGCGTTTTCAGGGGGAAAATCTCCGTAACAATGCGAAGCTTTTGCCATCCTTGCAGGCTGTGGCTGAAAAACAGGGCTGCACTTCGGCGCAGATCGCTCTGGCGTGGCTTCTCAGCCGTTATGAGCGCCTTGTGGTCATTCCCGGTACGCGCAGTATTGGTCGACTTGAAGAAAACTGCCGTGCAGTGCAGATTACTCTGCCGCAAGAGGACATTGCATTGCTTGATGCTGCATTTGCGGCGGAAGCAGTACACGGTGAACGCTACCCCCAGGAAGGAATGAAGGGAGCAAATGCCTGA